The Cellvibrio polysaccharolyticus genomic interval TTGGATTCCTTGCGCAGTGACGTTGCTGCCTGGTTTTCCGTCTGCACCTCGCCTTCTTCGGCATTGTCGGTGTTGTTGTTGGGGGCGGTAGTCGGCGCCGGGCGGTTGGACAGCGAACCGGGTACGCCGAGCGCCAGCTGGTCGAGCACGCTTTCATCGCGCAAAATTTCATTGCGCAGGCGCGGTGCATCGCCATAGGCCTGGAAGGTTTCTTCACGCTGGCTGAAGTCGATGTCGGCGGCCACGCTGATGCGGTAGTTACCGCTGCCCAGCACCGGTGCCAGTACTTCTTCTACATTACCGGCGGCTTTTGCCTGGTAATCGTCAACGGCTTGCCAGCTTTGGGTGGGCCCGGACATGTTGTCCAGCCCGCGCGACAGCAGGACGCCGTGTTGATCTACCACGCTGACATCTTTGGTGGCCAGTTGCGGCACGCTGTTGGCTACAAGGTTAACGATGGCCATTACCTGTTCGGGGCGCAGCTTGTAACCGGCTGCCAGCTGTACCATCACCGAAGCCTTGGCCGGGTCGCGGCGGCTGATGACGAACGAGCTGTTTTCCTGAATGGCGAGGTGTACCCGTGCAGCATCAATGCCTTTCAGGGACATCACGGTGCGGGCCAGTTCGCCTTCCAGGCTGCGCTTCAGGCGCACATCCTGGACAAACTGGCTGGTGCCCAGTGGTTCGTCTTTATCAAACAGTTCATAACCGCTGGGTACCGCTACCTGTACGCCTTTGGCGGTGAGCAGCATACGGGCGCGCCCGAGCTGGTCTTCGCGCACCAGCACCTGGCCACTTTGCGGATGCAGGCGGTAAGGCACCGCATCGGCGTCCAGCACCTGCATGACTTCGGCGGCGGCGAAAGCTTCGCCAGCGCCATATAACGGGCGAAACGAACCCTGATCGCGCCACAAATACAGCACCACGCAGACGGCAAGAATGGCGGCCAGAAAGGCCAGCCCCATCAACGTCATGCGGGGGTCGGGTCGCCAGCCGGCGGCGGGTAAACGGCTTCTAATATACTCAACCATAATTCAGTCTCTGCCCCGGATCACATGGGCATCCTCATCACTTCTTCGAAGGCGTTGGTCATCTTGTTGCGCACCTGCATCAGCGCTGAAAAAGCCACGCTGGCTTTCTGGCTTTCCACCATGGCGCCCACCAGATCATCACTTTTGCCGCTATCCACAGCGGCCATCAGCGCGCCGGACTTATGTTGCTGGGCGTCAACGGCACGGATGGCCTGGTCAAAAGCGGTGGCAAAACCTTCTCGGGGCATTTGCCCTTCAAACAGTTGCGCCGGCTTGATCTGACCGCCTTCAGAGAGCGTTTTAAACTGCTCCATCCGGCTCAGCATGTCCTGCTGTACTTGCGTAATTGAATTCATGATCCGATCTCCCGGTATCGGCTAAAGAGTGACGAGAACGCCCTGCTCGCGCATGGCATTCAGGCGATAACGCAGTGCCCGCGGCGTCATGCCGAGGCTTTGTGCCGCTTTGGTTTTATGGCCGTTAAAGCGGCGGATGGTGTCAATCACATGCTGGTATTCAGCCCATTTGCCACGGGCACGCAGGGCGGCTTTACCGTCGTTCTCATCCAGCGCGGGGGCTGGAATCGACATGGTGAGTGCCGCTGGCGCCGTGGCGCTGGCCGAGGTTTCCGGCGCTTCAAGGCCGAGGTCGCGCGGCTGAATAAACAGACCATTACGCAGCACCAGCGCCCGTTGCAGAATATTTTCCAGTTCGCGCACATTGCCCGGCCAATCGTGTGCCAGCAGTGCGCGGCAGGCGTCGTCGGTGAGCAGGTTGTCGTGTTGTTCCTGAGGGGCGTACTGGCGAATAAAGCGGCGCGCCAGCGGCAATACATCGTCTTTGCGTTCGCGCAGCGGGGTAATGTGCAGCGGCAGTACATCGAGGCGGAACATCAGGTCGGCACGGAAACGCCCTTCTGCCACTTCAACGGCAAGATCGCGGTTGGTCGCGGCAATAACCCGCACGTTCAAGGCAATTTCACGATGCCCGCCCAAACGTTCAACTTTTTGTTCCTGCAATACCCGCAGCAGTTTGGCTTGTAATCCCAGCGGCAGTTCGCCGATTTCGTCGAGCAGCAAGGTGCCGTTGTTGGCCATCTCGAATTTGCCCGGCTGGGCGGCGATGGCACCGGTAAAGGCGCCGCGTTCATGGCCAAACAGGATGGATTCGAGCATCGGCTCGGGTATCGCGGCGCAGTTCACGGCGATAAAGGGAGCGTTGTCGGTGGCAGAAAAGCGGTGGATGTAGCGCGCCATCAGCTCCTTGCCGGTACCGGTTTCGCCGGTAATCAGAATCGGTGCACGGGTAACGGCAATGCGTTGGGCCATCGCCAGCAGGCGGCGACCGGCCTGGGAGCAGGAGACAAAACTTTCTTCGGCGGCCAGGGCCGAGGCCTGGCGTTGTAACAGCGCGGTCAGTTGCGGTTCACTAAAAGGCGACAATAAATAGTCAACGCAGCCCAGCTCAAGCAGCGCGGCGGCTTTTTCCTGATCGGCGTATTCAACAATGGGGATAACGCTGAGGTGGCGAGCCGAGCGCATCATCGCGCCGACCTGGGCAAATAACACATGGTCCGGCAGGCTGCTGGCAAATACAAACACCAGGCTGGTATTAACCAGTTCGGCGGCTTCCGGTGCCAGACAATCGGGGTAGCAGCGGGTGCGGTGCCCTTGCTGGCGCAAGCTGTTGGCCAGCAGCTGGTAGCTGTTTTCGGCGGCGTGTCCGAGGATCACAATATCCTGTTGGGTCGACGACTGAGCCAGTTCGCTGTTATAGCGGGGCTGCAGGGATTGACCGGAGTGCTTCAACGTAACTGAGCTGTTCATCTTATAGCCAGGGGCGTGTCGCCAGTGGTGATGCCGAAAACCAGCGTTTACCCGGGTAGCTGAAAAAAATGATCAAATGGATTTAATAAATTCCGTATTTTGACCGTCTTAGTCCTGTACCAGCGAGCGACGATGGTCGCGCGTAAGTCGATATAAGCGCGGACAGTACCAACTCCGTCACATTTTGCTAAATCATTTAAGCTCAAATGAGATCAGCGTCTATTGACTGGCATAAAAAACATTTTTTGATATCAATTGATTTAATTTCCCGCGCTCGCCCCCCCATACTCCGCCCGCATTGACACGGTTTCCGCAGCACCGTGCAGAGTGAGTCGTGCGTTCTGTCCATTCCGTTACAGAGCAATTCACCCACCCTTCTTTTGTCATGATCGCCCGCCATAGTGGCGCATCGTACAAAAACCAGGCAGCAAGACAGCTAATACAATGACGTGTAATGCGAAAGTCCACCATGGTGTACCCGTTGACAGTCTGACGCGCCTCAAGCCGCAGAAACTGGGCCGGCACTATCACAAAATTCCGATGTACATTCGGGAGCTTTCCAGCAAGCATCCACGGCTCATCAGCGATTATTTTTTGCGCAATTACCGTATTAATCTTGAGCTGGTAAAAATTACCGTACACGAACAGCGCAGCGAAGCCGCTGAATGTATTTACCGCTCGCCGCTGGGCAAAGTCGGTTTTGCGATTGATCGCGCACTGCTCACCGAAGCGCTGGAGTGTTATTACGGCGGTACCTGTTTGCCGTCCCAGGAAGCGCCGCCGGTAAGCACCTCCGAGCAACGTATGCGCAGCCGGCTCGGTATCGACATTGCCCAAATTTTCGCCCGTTCCATTCTGGCTGGTGCCACCTTCGGCGAGCTGAATCCCTACGAAAATGCTTACGAAGAAACCGTGTGGGAATACATCGCCGAGTTTCAGTACAGCAGCCATATGACCGGCACCCAGTCTTCCATCTTTATTTACCTGGATACGCAACTGGTTGATGAACTGACCAGCCGTATGACCAACCCGAGCGCGTCCAAACCGCTGGGCAACCCGGTCAACCAGGTGCGTCATCTGCCGGTGCGGTTGAATTGTGTGGTGGCATCGGCACAAATGACCCTCGCCCAGGTACTCGAATTGCGTCTTAACGACATCATCATGGTGCGCCTGCTGGATCGCTGTGATGTTGAGATCAA includes:
- a CDS encoding sigma-54 dependent transcriptional regulator — translated: MNSSVTLKHSGQSLQPRYNSELAQSSTQQDIVILGHAAENSYQLLANSLRQQGHRTRCYPDCLAPEAAELVNTSLVFVFASSLPDHVLFAQVGAMMRSARHLSVIPIVEYADQEKAAALLELGCVDYLLSPFSEPQLTALLQRQASALAAEESFVSCSQAGRRLLAMAQRIAVTRAPILITGETGTGKELMARYIHRFSATDNAPFIAVNCAAIPEPMLESILFGHERGAFTGAIAAQPGKFEMANNGTLLLDEIGELPLGLQAKLLRVLQEQKVERLGGHREIALNVRVIAATNRDLAVEVAEGRFRADLMFRLDVLPLHITPLRERKDDVLPLARRFIRQYAPQEQHDNLLTDDACRALLAHDWPGNVRELENILQRALVLRNGLFIQPRDLGLEAPETSASATAPAALTMSIPAPALDENDGKAALRARGKWAEYQHVIDTIRRFNGHKTKAAQSLGMTPRALRYRLNAMREQGVLVTL
- a CDS encoding FliM/FliN family flagellar motor switch protein; this encodes MYIRELSSKHPRLISDYFLRNYRINLELVKITVHEQRSEAAECIYRSPLGKVGFAIDRALLTEALECYYGGTCLPSQEAPPVSTSEQRMRSRLGIDIAQIFARSILAGATFGELNPYENAYEETVWEYIAEFQYSSHMTGTQSSIFIYLDTQLVDELTSRMTNPSASKPLGNPVNQVRHLPVRLNCVVASAQMTLAQVLELRLNDIIMVRLLDRCDVEINQQKLFRGAIYEDDGSLFLTSLESVKTS
- the fliF gene encoding flagellar basal-body MS-ring/collar protein FliF — protein: MVEYIRSRLPAAGWRPDPRMTLMGLAFLAAILAVCVVLYLWRDQGSFRPLYGAGEAFAAAEVMQVLDADAVPYRLHPQSGQVLVREDQLGRARMLLTAKGVQVAVPSGYELFDKDEPLGTSQFVQDVRLKRSLEGELARTVMSLKGIDAARVHLAIQENSSFVISRRDPAKASVMVQLAAGYKLRPEQVMAIVNLVANSVPQLATKDVSVVDQHGVLLSRGLDNMSGPTQSWQAVDDYQAKAAGNVEEVLAPVLGSGNYRISVAADIDFSQREETFQAYGDAPRLRNEILRDESVLDQLALGVPGSLSNRPAPTTAPNNNTDNAEEGEVQTENQAATSLRKESNRQLDYDQTVTHIKHAPFALRRQSIAVVLNANSAPEGGWTAESRADLEAMVKSAVGFDEARGDLVTLSVFPFADASIAMDALPWWENNKIYDLAKLALFGLISLLLLLMVVRPAVRNLVQSSQSRTVEPELDNDSGLPHNAAEQHRLNHPRDANGLHILGELNPLSEIRLPAPGSGLEMQVEHLQMLAKNDPERVSEVIKQWIGRNDRDLNSPA
- a CDS encoding flagellar hook-basal body complex protein FliE, whose amino-acid sequence is MNSITQVQQDMLSRMEQFKTLSEGGQIKPAQLFEGQMPREGFATAFDQAIRAVDAQQHKSGALMAAVDSGKSDDLVGAMVESQKASVAFSALMQVRNKMTNAFEEVMRMPM